In Notamacropus eugenii isolate mMacEug1 chromosome 1, mMacEug1.pri_v2, whole genome shotgun sequence, one genomic interval encodes:
- the SKOR1 gene encoding SKI family transcriptional corepressor 1 isoform X1: MEALASQMGNGREGSSSPNSKQELQAYSGSNTLKPNQVGETSLYGVPIVSLVIDGQERLCLAQISNTLLKNYSYNEIHNRRVALGITCVQCTPVQLEILRRAGAMPISSRRCGMITKREAERLCKSFLGEHKPPKLPENFAFDVVHECAWGSRGSFIPARYNSSRAKCIKCGYCSMYFSPNKFIFHSHRTPEAKYTQPDAANFNSWRRHLKLSDKTATDELSHAWEDVKAMFNGGTRKRTFSLHGGGGGGGGGTGGPGKGVAGGGGGGPGCGGDLPPGPPPHKSLRCATDDDPTGPPGPPPPPHPQRGLGLSGGGGGGPGGGNGAGVRSYPVIPVPSKGFGLLQKLPPPLFPHPYGFPTAFGLCPKKDDPVLGGGDPKGAGGAGASGGAGGASGGGGHLPPGAGAGPGGGTMFWGHQPAGAAKDAAAVAAAAAAATVYPTFPMFWPAAGSLPVPPYPAQSQAKAVAAAVAAAAAAAAAAAGNGGAGGSGGAGGTGGPGGGPLPPGGAESLEVVGEPVKEGGLGGEERCPSALSRGPGDEDGVEEPLPPSLGPLPLAPPQAPPPHQARKGSYVSAFRPVVKDAESIAKLYGTTREAYGAGTARGPAGSGAGGYLSPDFLSEGSSSYRSASPDVDTGDEPEVDVESNRFPDDEEAEPEEETDPGQSGGGGGPDGDLITPLATGVSSSSSATPSSGDCPADSSDGGSPHHSRRHVPQPSGRPGFGDRAAEEAGRRSDRSPENRSYEMREPCGSLGGSGPGPGPSPGKMYAQERDEHLQTLKSSSALGTAASYLCNPEANEPDKEDNHSTAEDLETRKSYQDQRSVSQPSPVTTERGEEGLTLDVTGTPIGEKDIENLARGELQKLLLEQMELRKKLEREFQSLKDNFQDQMKRELAYREEMVQQLQIVRDTLCNELDQERKARYAIQQKLKEAHDALHHFSCKMLTPRHCTGNCSFKPPLLP; this comes from the exons ATGGAGGCTCTCGCCAGTCAGATGGGGAATGGGCGCGAAGGAAGCTCCTCCCCAAACTCCAAGCAGGAGCTGCAGGCATACTCCGGCTCCAATACCCTCAAGCCCAACCAGGTCGGGGAGACGTCCCTATACGGGGTCCCCATCGTCTCCTTGGTCATCGACGGCCAGGAACGCCTGTGCCTGGCGCAGATCTCGAACACGCTGCTGAAGAACTACAGCTACAATGAGATCCACAACCGGCGGGTGGCCCTGGGCATCACGTGCGTGCAGTGCACCCCGGTTCAGCTGGAGATCCTGCGCCGGGCCGGGGCTATGCCCATCTCGTCTCGCCGCTGCGGCATGATCACCAAGCGCGAGGCAGAACGACTCTGCAAGTCCTTTCTCGGAGAGCATAAGCCGCCCAAGCTGCCCGAAAACTTTGCCTTCGACGTGGTGCACGAGTGCGCCTGGGGCTCCCGAGGCAGTTTCATCCCTGCACGCTACAACAGCTCTCGCGCCAAGTGCATCAAGTGCGGCTACTGCAGCATGTACTTCTCCCCCAACAAGTTCATCTTCCACTCTCACCGCACCCCGGAGGCCAAGTACACGCAACCCGACGCGGCCAACTTCAACTCGTGGCGGCGCCACCTCAAGCTTAGCGACAAGACGGCCACGGACGAGCTGAGTCACGCGTGGGAGGACGTTAAGGCCATGTTCAATGGTGGGACCCGTAAGCGGACATTCTCTCTGCACGGCGgcggtggcggtggtggtggagGCACCGGGGGCCCCGGAAAAGGAGTGGCAGGGGGTGGAGGGGGCGGCCCAGGCTGCGGAGGAGACCTTCCCCCTGGACCACCGCCCCACAAAAGCCTTCGCTGCGCGACCGATGATGACCCCACAGGGCCACCTGGCCCGCCGCCGCCCCCTCACCCGCAGCGAGGGTTGGGCCTGTCTGGAGGAGGCGGTGGCGGCCCTGGAGGCGGCAATGGGGCCGGAGTGCGAAGCTACCCGGTGATCCCTGTGCCCAGTAAGGGCTTTGGCCTTCTGCAGAAGCTGCCACCGCCTCTCTTCCCGCACCCTTACGGCTTCCCCACGGCTTTCGGCCTGTGCCCTAAGAAGGATGACCCAGTATTGGGCGGGGGTGATCCTAAGGGCGCTGGAGGGGCAGGTGCGAGTGGCGGTGCAGGAGGAGCCTCAGGCGGCGGAGGACATTTACCCCCAGGGGCCGGAGCTGGGCCAGGTGGAGGTACTATGTTCTGGGGTCATCAGCCAGCTGGGGCAGCCAAGGACGCGGCTGCAGTGGCTGCAGCAGCCGCCGCCGCCACTGTCTATCCGACTTTTCCTATGTTCTGGCCAGCGGCAGGGAGCCTACCTGTGCCACCCTACCCAGCTCAGAGCCAGGCCAAGGCCGTGGCAGCGGCAGTTGCGGCCGCAGCGGCCGCAGCTGCAGCGGCGGCCGGGAACGGTGGAGCCGGAGGCTCGGGGGGTGCGGGCGGAACAGGAGGCCCGGGCGGAGGTCCACTCCCCCCTGGAGGGGCCGAGTCCTTGGAGGTGGTGGGAGAACCGGTCAAGGAAGGTGGCCTAGGAGGTGAAGAGCGGTGCCCTAGCGCGCTGTCCCGCGGCCCTGGGGACGAGGACGGAGTAGAAGAACCTCTGCCCCCTTCTTTGGGTCCCCTCCCCCTGGCGCCACCCCAGGCCCCACCACCCCACCAAGCCCGCAAGGGCAGCTACGTGTCGGCCTTTCGACCCGTGGTGAAAGACGCCGAGAGTATAGCCAAGCTGTACGGCACCACCCGGGAGGCCTATGGGGCTGGGACTGCGCGCGGCCCAGCGGGTAGCGGAGCCGGAGGCTACTTGAGCCCGGACTTCCTGAGCGAGGGCAGCTCTAGCTACCGCTCAGCCTCGCCGGACGTGGACACAGGCGACGAGCCCGAGGTGGACGTGGAGTCCAATCGCTTCCCAGACGACGAGGAGGCGGAACCTGAGGAAGAGACCGATCCGGGCCAGTCGGGAGGGGGAGGCGGCCCTGACGGGGACCTGATCACCCCACTTGCCACTGGcgtctcttcttcctcctctgcaaCCCCCTCCTCGGGAGACTGCCCGGCAGATTCGTCCGACGGCGGCAGTCCCCACCACAGCAGACGCCACGTGCCACAACCTAGTGGCCGGCCAGGTTTCGGAGACCGAGCGGCGGAGGAAGCAGGGAGACGCTCAGACCGGAGTCCTGAGAACCGAAGCTACGAGATGCGGGAGCCTTGCGGGTCTCTGGGAGGCTCGGGGCCAGGCCCTGGCCCTAGCCCGGGCAAG ATGTACGCTCAGGAAAGAGACGAGCACTTGCAGACCCTGAAAAGCTCTTCCGCGCTGGGAACGGCGGCCTCTTACCTTTGCAACCCAGAGGCAAATG AGCCAGATAAAGAAGACAATCACTCCACCGCAGAGGATTTGGAGACTCGGAAATCCTATCAAGACCAAAGGAGCGTCTCTCAGCCCAGTCCTGTAACCACAGAACGAG GAGAAGAAGGACTGACCTTGGATGTTACTGGAACCCCGATAGGTGAGAAAGACATCGAGAACCTCGCCAGAG GCGAACTGCAAAAACTGCTTCTAGAGCAAATGGAGCTCAGGAAGAAACTGGAACGGGAATTCCAGAGCCTCAAAG ATAATTTTCAGGATCAGATGAAGAGGGAATTGGCCTATCGAGAAGAAATGGTACAACAGCTGCAAATTGTCAGAG ACACTTTGTGTAATGAACTAGACCAGGAAAGAAAGGCCCGTTATGCCATCCAGCAGAAATTAAAAG AAGCCCATGATGCCCTACACCACTTCTCCTGTAAGATGCTGACGCCGCGTCACTGCACAGGCAACTGCTCATTCAAGCCTCCACTCCTGCCCTAG
- the SKOR1 gene encoding SKI family transcriptional corepressor 1 isoform X2 encodes MEALASQMGNGREGSSSPNSKQELQAYSGSNTLKPNQVGETSLYGVPIVSLVIDGQERLCLAQISNTLLKNYSYNEIHNRRVALGITCVQCTPVQLEILRRAGAMPISSRRCGMITKREAERLCKSFLGEHKPPKLPENFAFDVVHECAWGSRGSFIPARYNSSRAKCIKCGYCSMYFSPNKFIFHSHRTPEAKYTQPDAANFNSWRRHLKLSDKTATDELSHAWEDVKAMFNGGTRKRTFSLHGGGGGGGGGTGGPGKGVAGGGGGGPGCGGDLPPGPPPHKSLRCATDDDPTGPPGPPPPPHPQRGLGLSGGGGGGPGGGNGAGVRSYPVIPVPSKGFGLLQKLPPPLFPHPYGFPTAFGLCPKKDDPVLGGGDPKGAGGAGASGGAGGASGGGGHLPPGAGAGPGGGTMFWGHQPAGAAKDAAAVAAAAAAATVYPTFPMFWPAAGSLPVPPYPAQSQAKAVAAAVAAAAAAAAAAAGNGGAGGSGGAGGTGGPGGGPLPPGGAESLEVVGEPVKEGGLGGEERCPSALSRGPGDEDGVEEPLPPSLGPLPLAPPQAPPPHQARKGSYVSAFRPVVKDAESIAKLYGTTREAYGAGTARGPAGSGAGGYLSPDFLSEGSSSYRSASPDVDTGDEPEVDVESNRFPDDEEAEPEEETDPGQSGGGGGPDGDLITPLATGVSSSSSATPSSGDCPADSSDGGSPHHSRRHVPQPSGRPGFGDRAAEEAGRRSDRSPENRSYEMREPCGSLGGSGPGPGPSPGKMYAQERDEHLQTLKSSSALGTAASYLCNPEANEPDKEDNHSTAEDLETRKSYQDQRSVSQPSPVTTERGEEGLTLDVTGTPIGEKDIENLARGRQKTIWMDATLI; translated from the exons ATGGAGGCTCTCGCCAGTCAGATGGGGAATGGGCGCGAAGGAAGCTCCTCCCCAAACTCCAAGCAGGAGCTGCAGGCATACTCCGGCTCCAATACCCTCAAGCCCAACCAGGTCGGGGAGACGTCCCTATACGGGGTCCCCATCGTCTCCTTGGTCATCGACGGCCAGGAACGCCTGTGCCTGGCGCAGATCTCGAACACGCTGCTGAAGAACTACAGCTACAATGAGATCCACAACCGGCGGGTGGCCCTGGGCATCACGTGCGTGCAGTGCACCCCGGTTCAGCTGGAGATCCTGCGCCGGGCCGGGGCTATGCCCATCTCGTCTCGCCGCTGCGGCATGATCACCAAGCGCGAGGCAGAACGACTCTGCAAGTCCTTTCTCGGAGAGCATAAGCCGCCCAAGCTGCCCGAAAACTTTGCCTTCGACGTGGTGCACGAGTGCGCCTGGGGCTCCCGAGGCAGTTTCATCCCTGCACGCTACAACAGCTCTCGCGCCAAGTGCATCAAGTGCGGCTACTGCAGCATGTACTTCTCCCCCAACAAGTTCATCTTCCACTCTCACCGCACCCCGGAGGCCAAGTACACGCAACCCGACGCGGCCAACTTCAACTCGTGGCGGCGCCACCTCAAGCTTAGCGACAAGACGGCCACGGACGAGCTGAGTCACGCGTGGGAGGACGTTAAGGCCATGTTCAATGGTGGGACCCGTAAGCGGACATTCTCTCTGCACGGCGgcggtggcggtggtggtggagGCACCGGGGGCCCCGGAAAAGGAGTGGCAGGGGGTGGAGGGGGCGGCCCAGGCTGCGGAGGAGACCTTCCCCCTGGACCACCGCCCCACAAAAGCCTTCGCTGCGCGACCGATGATGACCCCACAGGGCCACCTGGCCCGCCGCCGCCCCCTCACCCGCAGCGAGGGTTGGGCCTGTCTGGAGGAGGCGGTGGCGGCCCTGGAGGCGGCAATGGGGCCGGAGTGCGAAGCTACCCGGTGATCCCTGTGCCCAGTAAGGGCTTTGGCCTTCTGCAGAAGCTGCCACCGCCTCTCTTCCCGCACCCTTACGGCTTCCCCACGGCTTTCGGCCTGTGCCCTAAGAAGGATGACCCAGTATTGGGCGGGGGTGATCCTAAGGGCGCTGGAGGGGCAGGTGCGAGTGGCGGTGCAGGAGGAGCCTCAGGCGGCGGAGGACATTTACCCCCAGGGGCCGGAGCTGGGCCAGGTGGAGGTACTATGTTCTGGGGTCATCAGCCAGCTGGGGCAGCCAAGGACGCGGCTGCAGTGGCTGCAGCAGCCGCCGCCGCCACTGTCTATCCGACTTTTCCTATGTTCTGGCCAGCGGCAGGGAGCCTACCTGTGCCACCCTACCCAGCTCAGAGCCAGGCCAAGGCCGTGGCAGCGGCAGTTGCGGCCGCAGCGGCCGCAGCTGCAGCGGCGGCCGGGAACGGTGGAGCCGGAGGCTCGGGGGGTGCGGGCGGAACAGGAGGCCCGGGCGGAGGTCCACTCCCCCCTGGAGGGGCCGAGTCCTTGGAGGTGGTGGGAGAACCGGTCAAGGAAGGTGGCCTAGGAGGTGAAGAGCGGTGCCCTAGCGCGCTGTCCCGCGGCCCTGGGGACGAGGACGGAGTAGAAGAACCTCTGCCCCCTTCTTTGGGTCCCCTCCCCCTGGCGCCACCCCAGGCCCCACCACCCCACCAAGCCCGCAAGGGCAGCTACGTGTCGGCCTTTCGACCCGTGGTGAAAGACGCCGAGAGTATAGCCAAGCTGTACGGCACCACCCGGGAGGCCTATGGGGCTGGGACTGCGCGCGGCCCAGCGGGTAGCGGAGCCGGAGGCTACTTGAGCCCGGACTTCCTGAGCGAGGGCAGCTCTAGCTACCGCTCAGCCTCGCCGGACGTGGACACAGGCGACGAGCCCGAGGTGGACGTGGAGTCCAATCGCTTCCCAGACGACGAGGAGGCGGAACCTGAGGAAGAGACCGATCCGGGCCAGTCGGGAGGGGGAGGCGGCCCTGACGGGGACCTGATCACCCCACTTGCCACTGGcgtctcttcttcctcctctgcaaCCCCCTCCTCGGGAGACTGCCCGGCAGATTCGTCCGACGGCGGCAGTCCCCACCACAGCAGACGCCACGTGCCACAACCTAGTGGCCGGCCAGGTTTCGGAGACCGAGCGGCGGAGGAAGCAGGGAGACGCTCAGACCGGAGTCCTGAGAACCGAAGCTACGAGATGCGGGAGCCTTGCGGGTCTCTGGGAGGCTCGGGGCCAGGCCCTGGCCCTAGCCCGGGCAAG ATGTACGCTCAGGAAAGAGACGAGCACTTGCAGACCCTGAAAAGCTCTTCCGCGCTGGGAACGGCGGCCTCTTACCTTTGCAACCCAGAGGCAAATG AGCCAGATAAAGAAGACAATCACTCCACCGCAGAGGATTTGGAGACTCGGAAATCCTATCAAGACCAAAGGAGCGTCTCTCAGCCCAGTCCTGTAACCACAGAACGAG GAGAAGAAGGACTGACCTTGGATGTTACTGGAACCCCGATAGGTGAGAAAGACATCGAGAACCTCGCCAGAG GCAGGCAGAAGACCATATGGATGGATGCAACACTGATatag